The Actinocatenispora sera genome has a window encoding:
- a CDS encoding ABC transporter permease, producing MTGYLKLEIRRLLRSPSYLMSSLAMPLVMYLVISNLYGGSGAERQQVAVYLMVSMAGFGAVGAALTNGMSVVADRSNGWLRQLRITPLDARRVVVARGLTGMLAGLPGILVVCVVGGVLNGVHLPMIQWVGVIALLWLGLAPFALLGLGVGYLVSVPAAGPVTMLLNFAMSILGGLWMPATLFPHALRMVSQFVPTFGYANISRQIAFHHAPHLTDIAVLVGWLGAFTALALVAYRRAGRRAA from the coding sequence ATGACCGGCTACCTGAAGCTCGAGATCCGCCGGCTGCTGCGCAGCCCCAGCTACCTGATGTCCAGCCTGGCCATGCCGCTGGTGATGTACCTGGTGATCTCCAACCTGTACGGCGGGTCCGGCGCGGAACGCCAGCAGGTCGCGGTCTATCTGATGGTCAGCATGGCCGGGTTCGGTGCCGTGGGCGCCGCGCTGACCAACGGCATGTCGGTGGTCGCCGACCGTTCGAACGGCTGGCTGCGGCAGCTGCGGATCACCCCGCTGGACGCGCGCCGGGTCGTGGTGGCCCGCGGGCTGACCGGGATGCTCGCCGGGCTGCCCGGCATCCTCGTGGTCTGCGTGGTCGGTGGCGTGCTCAACGGCGTGCACCTGCCGATGATCCAGTGGGTCGGGGTGATCGCGCTGCTCTGGCTGGGGTTGGCCCCGTTCGCGCTGCTCGGCCTCGGCGTCGGCTACCTGGTGTCGGTACCCGCGGCGGGCCCGGTCACGATGCTGCTGAACTTCGCCATGTCGATCCTCGGCGGGCTGTGGATGCCGGCCACGCTGTTCCCGCACGCCCTGCGCATGGTCAGCCAGTTCGTCCCCACCTTCGGATATGCGAACATCTCCCGGCAGATCGCGTTCCACCACGCGCCGCACCTGACCGACATCGCGGTACTGGTCGGCTGGCTGGGGGCGTTCACGGCGCTGGCGCTGGTCGCGTACCGGCGGGCCGGTCGACGCGCCGCCTGA